A genome region from Lucilia cuprina isolate Lc7/37 chromosome 3, ASM2204524v1, whole genome shotgun sequence includes the following:
- the LOC111678195 gene encoding uncharacterized protein LOC111678195: MEIFYNICRSCNIEKLKLVNIHNSKQTSIMEMLEYCLQKTITNEPNFPQFICYDCIKQLEISYRFIKRFHLSEREFEETYERLQKIDMKANIDSPKEASIEETHDEEVEEKSVPVVPEDSIETVDKFINNSSDVYLPLKEKKPVQRLSDFTASTNSPNNEVPSAHVTSPAIICSLCSKLFFTSKALHLHLKLSHKQKTANS, from the coding sequence atggaaattttctataatatctgTAGGTCAtgtaatatagaaaaattaaaactagtAAATATACACAACAGTAAACAGACATCTATAATGGAAATGTTAGAATATTGTTTACAGAAAACTATAACAAATGAACCGAATTTTCCCCAATTTATATGCTATGACTGCATTAAACAATTAGAAATTTCGTATCGatttataaaaagatttcatTTATCAGAAAGGGAGTTTGAAGAAACATACGAACGTCTACAGAAAATTGATATGAAAGCAAACATTGATAGTCCAAAAGAAGCTTCTATTGAGGAGACACATGATGAGGAGGTCGAAGAAAAATCTGTGCCTGTAGTACCTGAAGATTCAATTGAAACTGTagataaattcataaataattcaTCCGACGTTTACTTGCCGTTGAAAGAGAAGAAACCAGTTCAGCGATTAAGTGATTTCACTGCTTCAACAAATTCCCCAAATAACGAGGTTCCATCAGCGCACGTTACATCCCCGGCTATAATATGTTCCCTATGCAGTAAATTATTCTTCACATCCAAGGCTTTgcatttacatttaaaacttagtcacaaacaaaaaacagctaATTCTTAA
- the LOC111678196 gene encoding uncharacterized protein LOC111678196, with protein sequence MNRRPCSAYDILFGAVLLTAGVNISFGSCCVILHFSFKMSAPAARGSVGLIKRAWNEIPDIVGGSVLAIIGLGLAGIGLVNYYGHDGDNRRYKLGYVVMRPDDPRAAKVHKD encoded by the exons ATGAACCGACGGCCATGCTCAGCTTATGATATATTGTTCGGCGCTGTTCTGTTAACAGCTGGTGTAAATATTTCTTTCGGCTCGTGTTGTGTAATATTGCATTTTTCg TTTAAAATGTCTGCTCCTGCCGCCCGTGGATCAGTTGGCCTAATTAAAAGAGCCTGGAATGAAATTCCCGATATTGTCGGTGGCTCCGTATTAGCCATTATTGGCTTAGGTTTAGCTGGTATTGGCTTAGTTAACTATTACGGACACGATGGTGATAATCGTCGCTATAAATTGGGCTATGTAGTCATGCGTCCCGATGATCCTAGAGCAGCAAAAGTGCACAAGGATTGA